One stretch of Pirellulales bacterium DNA includes these proteins:
- a CDS encoding DUF86 domain-containing protein has protein sequence MSRDWQLYLQDVLQSCEKIGRYTAGMTQQSFLSDDRTSDAVVRNLEIIGIAVKRLPDEIRAQMPTIDWSSIAGMRDIVAHEYFRIDSDILWDVVQNKVRELESAVRTFLNE, from the coding sequence ATGTCTCGTGACTGGCAACTTTATCTTCAAGACGTTTTGCAATCTTGCGAAAAGATCGGGCGTTATACGGCCGGCATGACCCAACAATCGTTTCTCTCGGATGACCGCACATCCGATGCGGTCGTTCGGAATCTCGAAATCATCGGAATCGCCGTCAAACGATTGCCCGACGAGATTCGCGCCCAGATGCCGACCATTGACTGGTCAAGCATTGCTGGAATGCGAGATATAGTCGCCCACGAGTATTTCCGCATCGATTCGGATATTCTTTGGGACGTGGTTCAGAACAAAGTGCGTGAACTTGAAAGCGCGGTGCGCACGTTCTTGAACGAATAA
- a CDS encoding nucleotidyltransferase family protein — MKRQDALNVLNTHREDIARQFGVKALAVFGSVARDEARPDSDLDILVAFEGRARFDPFMQLKSYLERLCGVHVDLVTLNSLRPEMRPQIEQEAVYVS; from the coding sequence ATGAAACGACAAGATGCTCTCAACGTATTGAACACGCACCGCGAGGATATTGCGCGGCAGTTCGGAGTGAAGGCATTGGCCGTTTTCGGCTCTGTCGCCCGCGATGAAGCGCGCCCCGACAGCGACTTGGATATTCTCGTGGCGTTCGAAGGCCGCGCGCGATTCGATCCGTTCATGCAGCTCAAGTCGTATTTAGAGAGGCTTTGCGGTGTTCACGTAGATCTTGTCACGCTGAACTCGCTGCGCCCCGAGATGCGCCCTCAAATCGAGCAGGAAGCCGTATATGTCTCGTGA
- a CDS encoding GNAT family N-acetyltransferase encodes MIRPTLPADSLALIDLAEATGVFKPMEIQALREVLDDYHAANQAHGHRAITFDQAGQILGFAYYAPAAMTDRSWYLYWIAVTRHTQARGIGGKLLKHVEDDIRASNGRILFIETSSLPHYDLTRKFYVKHSYERGYVLPDFYADGDDLVVFRKRLNP; translated from the coding sequence ATGATCCGTCCCACTCTGCCGGCCGACAGCCTGGCCTTGATCGATCTGGCCGAAGCCACCGGCGTTTTCAAGCCGATGGAAATTCAGGCCCTGCGGGAGGTGCTCGACGACTATCACGCGGCCAATCAGGCGCACGGGCATCGGGCGATCACATTCGACCAAGCCGGCCAGATTCTCGGCTTCGCCTACTATGCCCCCGCGGCGATGACCGATCGCTCCTGGTATCTCTACTGGATCGCGGTGACGCGGCACACGCAGGCCCGCGGCATCGGCGGCAAGCTGCTCAAGCACGTCGAGGACGACATCCGCGCCAGCAACGGCCGAATTCTATTCATCGAGACCTCGTCCTTGCCGCACTATGATTTAACGCGGAAGTTTTATGTCAAGCACAGCTACGAGCGGGGCTACGTGCTGCCCGATTTCTATGCCGATGGCGATGATCTGGTTGTGTTCCGTAAACGGCTCAATCCTTGA